From the Simplicispira suum genome, the window CGTCCAGCGTGAACAGGCCTTTCTCCCGGATGGCCTTGCAGATCTGGCCCTTGGTGACGCCGTTGCAGCCGCAGACCTCGTCGGTGTCCAGCATGGCGGCGGCCTTGTTCTGGCCCTGGTGGCCCGCGTCGCCCATATTCGATTCGCCAAACATCAGCTTGTCGCGCAGGTCGCCCACGGCGCGGCCGTCGCGCAGCAGCTTGAAGTACCAGCTGCCATCGACCGTGTCGCCGTACAGGCAGGCGCCGACCAGCTTGTCGTCCTGGATGACGAGCTTTTTGTAGACGCCCGAATACGGGTCGGAGAGCACGATTTCTTCCGTGCCTTCGCCGCCCTGGAAGTTGCCGGCCGAGAACAGGTCGATGCCCGTGACCTTGAGCTTGGTCGAGGTGAGCGAACCCACGTAGCGGCCAATGCCGAACTCGGCCAGGTGGTTGGCCAAGACCTTGCCCTGCTCGAACAGCGGCGCGACCAGGCCATAGGCAATGCCGCGGTGCGCCGCGCATTCGCCCACGGCGTAGATGCGCGCGTCGGTGGTGGTCTGCAGCGTGTCGTTGACGACAATGCCGCGGTCCACGTGCAGGCGCATCTTTTCGGCGAGCTGTGTGTTGGGGCGAATGCCGACCGCCATCACGACCAGGTCGGCCGGCAGTTCGGCGCCGTCCTTGAACTTGACGGCCCGCACGCGCCCCGCGCTATTGCCCAGCAGCTCGGCGGTTTGCGCCTGCATCAAGAATTGCATGCCGCGCTCGGTGAGCGACTTTTGCAGCAGCTTGCCGGCCACGCTGTCGAGCTGGCGCTCCATCAGCCATTCGGCGGCGTGCACCACGGTGACCTGCATGCCGCGTTTCATCAGGCCGTTGGCGGCCTCCAGGCCGAGCAGGCCGCCGCCGATGACGACCGCGTGGCGGTAGCGCGTCGCGGCGTCGATCATGGCCTCGGTGTCGGCGATGTCGCGGTAGGCCAGCACGCCTTGCAGGTCCTTGCCCGGAATCGGCAGGATGAAGGCGTTCGAGCCGGTGGCCATGATCAGCCGGTCGTAGCCGGCAGTGCGTGTTTCGCCCGCTGCGCTGGTGGCGCTCACCATGCGCTGCGCGCGGTTCACGTCGGTGACGGTAAAGCCGGTGTGCAGGGTAATGCCGCGCTCCTGGTACCACGCGTGGTCGTTCAGGACGATCTCGTCCACCGTCTGCTCGCCGGCGAGCACCGGCGAGAGCAGGATGCGGTTGTAGTTGGGGTGCGGCTCGGCGCCGAAGACCGTGATCTCGTACAGGTCGGGGGCGATCTTGAGCAACTCTTCAAGCGTGCGCACCCCGGCCATACCGTTGCCTACCATGACCAGCCTGGGTTTTTTCATCGAAGCGCTCCTTGGGCCAACAAACTGCAAAACATCGGCACCTAAAAGTGCGCCGACAGGCAGTGCAATGCAATGAGCGTGCCAGTGATGAAGACCGTGTGTGCTTGCTGGCAGGACCCGCTTCTCAGCACCATGGGAGTGCGGTAGGCTGTGGGCGCAGGGC encodes:
- the nirB gene encoding nitrite reductase large subunit NirB, which translates into the protein MKKPRLVMVGNGMAGVRTLEELLKIAPDLYEITVFGAEPHPNYNRILLSPVLAGEQTVDEIVLNDHAWYQERGITLHTGFTVTDVNRAQRMVSATSAAGETRTAGYDRLIMATGSNAFILPIPGKDLQGVLAYRDIADTEAMIDAATRYRHAVVIGGGLLGLEAANGLMKRGMQVTVVHAAEWLMERQLDSVAGKLLQKSLTERGMQFLMQAQTAELLGNSAGRVRAVKFKDGAELPADLVVMAVGIRPNTQLAEKMRLHVDRGIVVNDTLQTTTDARIYAVGECAAHRGIAYGLVAPLFEQGKVLANHLAEFGIGRYVGSLTSTKLKVTGIDLFSAGNFQGGEGTEEIVLSDPYSGVYKKLVIQDDKLVGACLYGDTVDGSWYFKLLRDGRAVGDLRDKLMFGESNMGDAGHQGQNKAAAMLDTDEVCGCNGVTKGQICKAIREKGLFTLDDVRKHTKASASCGSCTGLVEQILMATAGGDYSATPKTKPVCACTDHGHQAVRDAIAAHHLLTSEAVFRFMEWKTPDGCPTCRPAINYYRQCSWPHEAQDDPQSRFINERSHANIQKDGTYSVVPRMWGGETSAAELRRIADVVDKYQIPTVKVTGGQRIDLLGVKKEDLQAVWQDIGMPSGHAYAKALRTVKTCVGKEWCRMGTQDSTQLGKDLERAFFGMQAPHKVKFAVSGCPRNCAESGIKDVGIIGVDSGWEMLIAGNGGTKTEVAQFFVKLKTAEEVMEYTGAFMQLYREEGWYLERTVHYVARVGLDHVKKKILGDPAGRKALWARLQHALAGTPDPWFESRRAQVDERQFIPIAIA